The following proteins are encoded in a genomic region of Scylla paramamosain isolate STU-SP2022 chromosome 40, ASM3559412v1, whole genome shotgun sequence:
- the LOC135092743 gene encoding endoplasmic reticulum membrane-associated RNA degradation protein-like isoform X3, which translates to MAGECGGRKGRSLEEITTRRTFLSPPVREILLKATPLSSSSSSSSSSSSSSPPSWVAPDGKIEWQKIEEVLAGVAGQVWSEGWYRGTVEALAPLLPQCQAFVVDGDPLPALLPHLAWMAQEEAVLQCVALLRAGVACDRLAALLCLTAMAERCLGELVLMCGGQVPFLLRDLLDTPELLGVMGATWVKVAKVLVGSVLGLNMRNLAWHGFLNPEETQAGPVCALLLLLAECGRVLEEQGGNEAVPRKPSMCLSLKEGVGVEVEEGEVWPSRAVVEEVVETSGLVPLVMKPVWRRALDHLLEGRHWVGLVLLLPQLECSLRCLFAWANEVPSRVLTAQHTALYTTLDHALAAHVTGGGAGGAEGGGGGGVQIEERREESGMIEAVFNLSPRCTQSQVLIRARYTTTMSRWN; encoded by the exons ATGGCAGGAgagtgtggaggaaggaaagggagaagtttGGAGGAAATTACAACACGGAGAACCTTTTTATCTCCACCAGTGAGGGAAATTCTACTGAAagccactcctctctcctcctcctcttcctcctcctcctcctcctcctcctcctctcctccctcttggGTCGCCCCAGATGGCAAGATTGAATGGCAGAAGATTGAAGAGGTGcttgcag GTGTGGCAGGACAGGTGTGGAGTGAGGGGTGGTACCGGGGTACAGTGGAGGCCCTGGCACCTCTCCTGCCTCAGTGCCAGGCCTTCGTGGTGGATGGCGACCCCCTGCCAGCCCTCCTACCTCACCTGGCCTGGAtggcacag gaggaggcagtgttgCAGTGTGTAGCACTGCTGAGGGCGGGGGTTGCCTGTGATCGCCTTGCTGCCCTCCTCTGCCTCACTGCGATGGCTGAGAGGTGTCTGGGGGAG CTGGTCCTGATGTGTGGAGGTCaggttcccttcctcctccgtgACCTTCTGGACACTCCTGAGCTGCTGGGGGTCATGGGTGCCACCTGG GTTAAGGTGGCAAAGGTACTGGTGGGATCTGTCCTGGGGCTAAACATGAGGAACCTGGCCTGGCACGGGTTTCTGAATCCTGAGGAGACCCAGGCTGGCCCAGTGTgtgccctgctgctgctgctggcggagTGTGGCAGGGTGCTGGAGGAACAGGGAGGGAACGAAGCTGTGCCGAGGAAACCCAGCATGTGTCTTAGTCtgaaggag ggtgtaggagtggaggtggaggagggggaggtgtggCCATCTCGtgcagtggtggaggaggtggtggagacgAGTGGTTTGGTGCCTTTGGTGATGAAACCTGTGTGGAGGAGGGCCCTGGATCACCTCTTggaaggcag GCACTGGGTGGGGCTGGTGCTGctcctcccccagctggagtgtTCCCTGCGGTGCCTCTTTGCGTGGGCCAATGAGGTGCCTTCACGGGTGCTCACTGCCCAACACACAGCTCTCTACACCACCCTCGACCACGCCCTTGCTGCTCatgtgactggaggaggagcaggaggtgcagaaggtggaggtggaggaggggtgcaaatagaagaacgaagagaagaaagtggaatgatTGAAG
- the LOC135092743 gene encoding endoplasmic reticulum membrane-associated RNA degradation protein-like isoform X4 codes for MAGECGGRKGRSLEEITTRRTFLSPPVREILLKATPLSSSSSSSSSSSSSSPPSWVAPDGKIEWQKIEEVLAGVAGQVWSEGWYRGTVEALAPLLPQCQAFVVDGDPLPALLPHLAWMAQEEAVLQCVALLRAGVACDRLAALLCLTAMAERCLGELVLMCGGQVPFLLRDLLDTPELLGVMGATWVKVAKVLVGSVLGLNMRNLAWHGFLNPEETQAGPVCALLLLLAECGRVLEEQGGNEAVPRKPSMCLSLKEGVGVEVEEGEVWPSRAVVEEVVETSGLVPLVMKPVWRRALDHLLEGTGWGWCCSSPSWSVPCGASLRGPMRCLHGCSLPNTQLSTPPSTTPLLLM; via the exons ATGGCAGGAgagtgtggaggaaggaaagggagaagtttGGAGGAAATTACAACACGGAGAACCTTTTTATCTCCACCAGTGAGGGAAATTCTACTGAAagccactcctctctcctcctcctcttcctcctcctcctcctcctcctcctcctctcctccctcttggGTCGCCCCAGATGGCAAGATTGAATGGCAGAAGATTGAAGAGGTGcttgcag GTGTGGCAGGACAGGTGTGGAGTGAGGGGTGGTACCGGGGTACAGTGGAGGCCCTGGCACCTCTCCTGCCTCAGTGCCAGGCCTTCGTGGTGGATGGCGACCCCCTGCCAGCCCTCCTACCTCACCTGGCCTGGAtggcacag gaggaggcagtgttgCAGTGTGTAGCACTGCTGAGGGCGGGGGTTGCCTGTGATCGCCTTGCTGCCCTCCTCTGCCTCACTGCGATGGCTGAGAGGTGTCTGGGGGAG CTGGTCCTGATGTGTGGAGGTCaggttcccttcctcctccgtgACCTTCTGGACACTCCTGAGCTGCTGGGGGTCATGGGTGCCACCTGG GTTAAGGTGGCAAAGGTACTGGTGGGATCTGTCCTGGGGCTAAACATGAGGAACCTGGCCTGGCACGGGTTTCTGAATCCTGAGGAGACCCAGGCTGGCCCAGTGTgtgccctgctgctgctgctggcggagTGTGGCAGGGTGCTGGAGGAACAGGGAGGGAACGAAGCTGTGCCGAGGAAACCCAGCATGTGTCTTAGTCtgaaggag ggtgtaggagtggaggtggaggagggggaggtgtggCCATCTCGtgcagtggtggaggaggtggtggagacgAGTGGTTTGGTGCCTTTGGTGATGAAACCTGTGTGGAGGAGGGCCCTGGATCACCTCTTggaag GCACTGGGTGGGGCTGGTGCTGctcctcccccagctggagtgtTCCCTGCGGTGCCTCTTTGCGTGGGCCAATGAGGTGCCTTCACGGGTGCTCACTGCCCAACACACAGCTCTCTACACCACCCTCGACCACGCCCTTGCTGCTCatgtga
- the LOC135092744 gene encoding protein archease-like, protein MEDEGTQDVIKPTPEEVATIPEVKYEYLDHPADVQIHAWGASLREAYEQAATAMFGYMTEIDTVEMTEVREVEAEADDLQGLLFHFLDECLFVFSCDPFFITRKVVITDWVIDGGDGGDGAMKVCARLYGEEFQLGKHPQGTEVKAITYASMQVYDEPDQHEVFVIVDI, encoded by the coding sequence ATGGAGGACGAAGGAACACAGGACGTCATCAAACCCACACCAGAGGAGGTCGCAACCATCCCAGAGGTGAAATATGAGTACCTAGACCATCCGGCAGATGTGCAGATACATGCTTGGGGTGCCAGCCTGCGGGAGGCGTACGAACAGGCGGCCACTGCAATGTTTGGGTACATGACGGAGATTGACACGGTGGAGATGACGGAGGTGCGGGAGGTGGAGGCAGAGGCTGATGATCTCCAGggcctcctcttccacttcctcgatgaatgtctgtttgtcttcagCTGTGACCCGTTCTTCATCACACGGAAGGTTGTGATTACTGACTGGGtgattgatggtggtgatgggggtgatggagCAATGAAGGTGTGTGCAAGGCTTTATGGGGAGGAGTTCCAGCTGGGCAAACATCCGCAGGGCACGGAGGTGAAGGCCATCACCTATGCCAGCATGCAGGTGTACGATGAGCCGGATCAGCATGAGGTGTTTGTTATTGTGGatatctga
- the LOC135092743 gene encoding zinc finger protein OZF-like isoform X5, whose translation MSSEKNGRFPCKDCGKVYTLPGNLRRHAEVHSLGPFVCDNCGKTFVQRRLLTLHTKRQACLHASRGRFGVTSIPRGLKCEECGRNFSKPESLAAHTALHLTGGTIVCEVCNKLFSSKTQLKRHHVTHTGARDFLCRRCGRTYTQRGDLNKHIDAAHGGVGDSECEEEEEEVLVVPLAHFSDKRKRYRSLGSLRKHQCEECGSRFSRRDVLIKHYSTHTCTKPFQCEECGKVFARKDILATHALRHTKRRVFTCDDCGTDFWDKSSLRQHVMTHLPPEFKCEVCGKEFRVKVSLENHLRVHWGVKEFACVHCGKEFMLKPSLSRHIRSAHKM comes from the coding sequence ATGTCAAGCGAAAAGAATGGGAGGTTCCCGTGCAAAGACTGTGGGAAGGTGTACACACTGCCTGGGAACCTCAGGAGACATGCAGAGGTGCACAGCTTGGGCCCATTTGTGTGTGACAACTGTGGCAAGACCTTTGTGCAGAGACGCCTGCTTACCCTGCACACCAAGAGGCAGGCCTGCCTCCATGCCTCCCGTGGACGCTTTGGGGTGACGAGCATCCCCCGGGGCCTGAAGTGTGAAGAGTGTGGCCGCAACTTCTCCAAACCTGAGTCGCTGGCAGCACACACGGCCTTGCACCTCACAGGCGGCACCATCGTGTGCGAGGTGTGCAACAAACTGTTCTCCAGCAAGACACAACTCAAGCGCCACCATGTCACGCACACCGGCGCCAGGGACTTCCTGTGCAGGAGGTGCGGGCGGACGTACACGCAACGTGGGGACCTCAACAAGCACATTGACGCAGCACACGGGGGCGTGGGGGACAGTgagtgtgaagaggaggaggaggaggtactggtGGTGCCCCTTGCGCACTTCAGCGACAAGCGAAAGCGTTACCGTTCCCTGGGCAGCCTCAGGAAGCACCAGTGTGAGGAGTGTGGGAGTCGCTTCAGCCGCCGCGACGTCCTCATCAAGCACtactccacacacacctgcaccaagCCCTTCCAGTGCGAGGAGTGTGGCAAGGTGTTTGCCCGGAAGGACATCCTGGCCACACATGCCCTCCGCCACACCAAGAGGCGGGTGTTCACCTGCGACGACTGTGGCACAGATTTCTGGGACAAGAGCTCTCTCCGGCAGCACGTCATGACCCACCTCCCCCCGGAGTTCAAGTGCGAGGTCTGTGGCAAGGAGTTCCGGGTCAAGGTGTCCCTGGAGAACCACCTGCGGGTCCACTGGGGCGTCAAGGAGTTTGCCTGTGTGCACTGTGGCAAGGAGTTCATGCTCAAGCCTTCGCTCAGCCGCCACATTCGCTCTGCTCACAAgatgtag